A genomic window from Nicotiana sylvestris chromosome 11, ASM39365v2, whole genome shotgun sequence includes:
- the LOC104236541 gene encoding receptor-like protein Cf-9, whose translation MGYEKLALFLLCALLSRLAFSSSSTYLCPKDQALALLQFKQMFTINPDASRCFNSYPTTLSWNRSRDCCSWEGVNCDETTGQVIELNLRCSQLQGKFHSNSSLFKLSSLNKLNLSFNNFSGSHISPKFGEFSSLTHLDLSSSRFSGQIPAEISHLSKLYVLRIPRDYPNELTLGSHNFELLVKNLTQLRVLELNSVNISSTIPLNFSSYLTTLLLPYTQLYGTLPERVFHLPNLKSLDLSYNTQLTVGFPMTKWNSSTSLTDLYLNSVNCTGNIPESFSYLTSLYELDMSSCNLSGPILKPLWNLTRIEFLILEDNQLEGPISQLFRLGNLKRLSLRNNSFDGRLECLNGTQLRHLYISSNFLTGPIPSNVSGLQNLNKLSLSFNYFNGTIPSWIYSLSSLYHLELSNNHFSGKIEEFKSKILKCVILKKNKLQGPIPKSLLNQQNLKFLRLSQNNLSGQIASTICNLKTVQLLDLGSNNLQGTIPECLGEMDRTYVLDLSNNNLSGTIQANFSTGNNLRVIKLHGNKLEGKVSGSLINCNYLELLDLGSNELNDTFPKWLGVLPNLKILNLRSNKLHGSIRASRNRHLFAQLQIMDLSSNAFSGNLPANLFENFQSMKLIDENRSTPRYVGNKYYSVTVTTKGLDHVFVKVLTTNIVIDLSKNGFKGQIPSTIGDLIGLRTLNLSHNGLEGLIPASLQHLYVLESLDLSFNKIGGGIPQQLASLTSLAVLNLSHNHLVGCIPKGNQFDTFGNSSYQENVGLRGFPLSRGCGDDGVTEATTPVVLDQGEEEDSSMINWQAVLMGYGCGLVIGLLMIYIMLSTQNPLWFSRIVVELEQRIVTRMKNHKKRH comes from the coding sequence ATGGGTTATGAAAAACTTGCATTGTTTCTGCTATGTGCCCTTCTCTCTAGACTTGCTTTCTCCTCATCCTCAACTTATTTGTGCCCTAAAGATCAAGCTCTTGCTCTTCTACAATTCAAACAGATGTTTACCATAAATCCTGACGCTTCTCGTTGTTTTAATTCTTATCCAACGACATTATCGTGGAATAGGAGTAGAGATTGCTGCTCATGGGAAGGAGTTAACTGTGACGAGACAACAGGCCAAGTGATTGAGCTTAATCTCCGATGCAGCCAACTTCAAGGCAAGTTTCATTCCAACAGTAGCCTCTTCAAACTCTCCAGTCTCAACAAGCTTAATTTATCTTTTAATAATTTCTCTGGATCGCACATTTCGCCTAAATTTGGTGAGTTTTCTAGTTTGACACATCTTGACTTATCAAGTTCAAGGTTTTCAGGTCAAATTCCTGCAGAAATCTCTCATCTTTCTAAATTATACGTTCTTCGTATCCCGAGGGATTATCCAAATGAGCTTACACTTGGATCTCACAATTTTGAACTACTCGTTAAGAACTTGACCCAATTAAGAGTGCTTGAGCTCAACTCTGTCAACATCTCTTCCACCATTCCTCTAAATTTCTCTTCTTATTTAACAACTCTACTTCTTCCATACACGCAATTATATGGGACATTACCTGAAAGAGTTTTTCACCTTCCCAACTTGAAATCTCTTGACTTATCGTACAATACCCAACTCACAGTTGGATTTCCGATGACCAAATGGAATAGCAGTACATCTCTCACGGATTTATATCTCAATAGTGTGAATTGTACTGGTAATATACCTGAATCATTTAGCTATTTAACTTCATTGTATGAACTGGACATGAGCTCTTGTAATCTCTCAGGGCCTATTCTAAAACCTCTGTGGAATCTAACTCGCATAGAGTTTTTGATCCTTGAAGATAACCAACTTGAAGGACCAATTTCCCAGCTCTTCAGACTCGGTAATCTCAAGAGATTATCGCTCAGAAATAACAGCTTCGATGGCCGACTTGAGTGCTTGAATGGGACACAACTTAGGCACTTATACATTTCATCCAATTTCCTAACTGGTCCAATTCCTTCCAATGTAAGTGGTTTGCAAAACCTAAACAAACTTTCCTTGTCATTTAATTACTTTAATGGGACTATACCATCCTGGATATATTCCCTCTCATCACTATATCATTTAGAGTTGAGCAATAACCATTTCAGTGGCAAAATTGAAGAGTTCAAGTCCAAAATATTAAAGTGCGTTATTCTCAAAAAAAATAAGCTGCAAGGTCCTATTCCAAAGTCACTCCTAAACCAGCAGAACCTAAAATTTCTTCGcctttctcaaaataatctcagtGGACAGATTGCTTCAACCATCTGCAATCTTAAAACAGTGCAGTTGTTAGATCTGGGAAGTAATAATTTACAGGGAACAATCCCAGAATGTTTGGGTGAAATGGATAGAACTTATGTTTTGGATTTAAGCAATAATAATCTTAGTGGGACAATTCAAGCAAATTTTAGTACTGGAAATAATCTCAGAGTCATTAAATTGCATGGGAATAAGTTAGAGGGGAAAGTTTCGGGATCTTTGATCAATTGCAACTATTTGGAACTACTTGATTTAGGTAGCAATGAGTTGAACGACACTTTTCCAAAATGGTTGGGAGTCCTACCAAATTTGAAGATTTTAAATTTGAGATCAAATAAGTTGCATGGGTCCATCAGAGCTTCAAGGAATAGACACTTGTTTGCACAACTTCAAATCATGGATCTTTCATCCAATGCATTTAGTGGGAATTTACCAGCAAATCTTTTTGAGAATTTCCAATCTATGAAACTAATTGATGAGAATAGGAGTACACCAAGGTATGTAGGAAATAAATATTATTCTGTGACAGTTACAACAAAAGGATTGGATCATGTATTTGTTAAAGTTTTGACTACAAACATAGTTATTGATCTCTCAAAGAATGGATTTAAAGGTCAAATTCCAAGTACTATTGGAGATCTTATTGGACTTCGTACGTTGAACTTGTCTCACAATGGCTTAGAAGGTCTTATACCAGCATCATTACAACATTTGTATGTACTTGAATCGTTGGATCTCTCATTTAACAAAATTGGCGGAGGAATTCCGCAACAACTTGCATCTCTAACATCTCTTGCGGTCTTAAATCTCTCTCACAATCATCTCGTTGGATGCATCCCTAAAGGAAATCAATTTGATACTTTTGGGAACAGTTCATACCAAGAGAATGTTGGGTTACGTGGATTTCCACTCTCAAGAGGCTGTGGTGATGATGGAGTAACAGAAGCGACAACTCCAGTTGTGCTAGAtcaaggagaagaagaagattcaTCAATGATCAATTGGCAGGCGGTTCTCATGGGTTATGGTTGTGGACTAGTTATTGGACTGTTGATGATATACATAATGTTGTCAACTCAAAATCCATTATGGTTTTCCAGGATAGTTGTAGAATTGGAACAAAGAATCGTTACGAGaatgaaaaatcacaagaaaagaCATTAG
- the LOC104236542 gene encoding IQ domain-containing protein IQM2-like — MGLSFSCPLASHSDLETALESVIVKSIDFGYDEGKTPLRSVSFKSQDTEPKILQSDGFGKMSIEKTVSFRTMENAMEFSKTSSEEKHEFNEFRRLDSRNGESPKSPLVFTSSPKHEAALKLQKVYKSFRTRRKLADCAVLIEQSWWKLLDFAELKHSSISFFDLDKHETAVSRWSRARTRAAKVGKGLSKNGKAQKLALQHWLEAIDPRHRYGHNLHFYYVQWLHSQSKEPFFYWLDIGEGKEVNIVDKCPRWKLQQQCIKYLGPMERKAYEVEVQDGKLLYKETGKLLNTTIEPKGAKWIFVLSTSKTLYVGKKTKGTFQHSSFLAGGATLAAGRIVAEQGVLKAVWPHSGHYRPTPENFQDFVSFMRENNVDLNDVKLDSDEDEEESIGKKSGVFLRGNSSEDDLRKDVLETEANDLEESTSEKSDLKLQENAADIQLSDSKPSHSFGSKLTNLQIPSNDDFLQKLKNESEAAKSISNSFSLESPSDGYETAEELFVPEKDQTDLEHEELEESKEEIIPEESIIQRINSHKDLKSYQLGKQLSCKWSTGAGPRIGCLRDYPSQLQSHALEQVSLSPRSATRLKMNFPSRASTPTSFSRVMQVSCSLSPLGNKTLSCLSSRYSSPPYKGP, encoded by the exons ATGGGGTTATCCTTTTCATGCCCACTTGCCTCTCATAGTGATTTGGAAACTGCCCTTGAATCTGTCATTGTGAAATCCATCGATTTTGGATACGATGAGGGAAAGACGCCACTACGATCAGTTAGCTTCAAGAGCCAAGATACAGAACCAAAAATATTGCAATCGGATGGCTTTGGAAAGATGTCGATAGAAAAAACTGTCAGCTTTAGGACAATGGAAAATGCAATGGAGTTCAGTAAAACTTCATCAGAAGAGAAGCACGAGTTTAACGAGTTTCGTAGGTTAGACAGCAGGAATGGAGAGTCTCCTAAATCTCCTCTAGTATTTACAAGCAGCCCCAAACACGAGGCAGCTTTAAAGTTGCAGAAAGTGTATAAGAGCTTTAGGACTAGAAGAAAATTAGCAGACTGTGCAGTACTTATAGAGCAAAGCTG GTGGAAGCTATTAGATTTTGCAGAACTCAAGCATAGttctatttcattttttgatCTTGATAAACACGAGACAGCAGTTTCACGTTGGTCGAGGGCAAGAACTAGAGCAGCCAAG GTTGGCAAAGGCTTATCTAAAAATGGTAAAGCCCAGAAATTAGCGTTACAACACTGGCTGGAAGCT ATTGACCCACGACATCGTTATGGACACAACTTGCATTTCTATTATGTCCAATGGCTGCATTCTCAAAGCAAAGAGCCATTCTTCTACTG GTTGGATATTGGAGAAGGAAAAGAAGTGAATATTGTTGACAAATGCCCTCGATGGAAACTTCAGCAGCAGTGTATTAAATACCTTGGTCCG ATGGAAAGAAAGGCTTATGAAGTTGAAGTGCAAGATGGGAAGCTCTTGTACAAGGAAACAGGGAAGCTCCTTAACACTACCATTGAACCAAAAGGCGCTAAGTGGATTTTTGTCCTCAGCACCTCTAAAACCTTATATGTTGGCAAGAAAACGAAAGGTACATTTCAGCACTCTAGTTTCTTGGCTGGTGGAGCCACATTAGCGGCTGGGAGAATAGTTGCCGAACAAGGAGTATTGAAG GCTGTCTGGCCTCATAGTGGACATTACCGACCTACCCCAGAAAACTTCCAGGACTTTGTTTCATTCATGAGGGAGAACAATGTCGACCTCAATGATGTTAAG CTTGATTCCGACGAAGATGAGGAAGAATCCATTGGCAAGAAGAGTGGTGTTTTCCTCAGAGGCAACTCTTCTGAGGATGACTTGCGAAAAGATGTTTTGGAGACGGAAGCGAATGATTTAGAAGAGTCAACTTCAGAGAAAAGTGACTTAAAACTACAAGAGAATGCTGCTGATATACAACTATCCGATTCAAAACCATCTCATAGCTTCGGTAGCAAATTGACTAATCTTCAAATTCCAAGCAATGATGATTTCTTACAGAAATTAAAGAATGAAAGTGAAGCTGCTAAATCTATTTCCAACTCCTTCTCATTAGAATCACCGTCAGACGGATATGAAACAGCAGAAGAATTGTTTGTTCCTGAAAAAGATCAAACGGATTTAGAACACGAAGAGCTCGAGGAAAGTAAAGAAGAGATAATTCCAGAAGAATCTATTATCCAAAGGATAAATTCACACAAAGATCTTAAATCATATCAGTTGGGAAAGCAACTGTCTTGCAAATGGAGCACAGGAGCTGGACCTCGAATCGGATGCTTGAGGGATTATCCCTCGCAGCTTCAATCCCATGCTTTAGAACAAGTGAGCTTGTCCCCGAGAAGTGCTACGCGTCTCAAGATGAACTTCCCTTCGAGGGCATCAACGCCAACGAGCTTCAGCAGGGTAATGCAGGTTtcctgttccctttctcctctgGGGAACAAGACTTTATCTTGCCTCAGTAGCAGATATTCCTCTCCTCCATATAAAGGACCCTAA